In Thauera sedimentorum, a single genomic region encodes these proteins:
- a CDS encoding TIGR04063 family PEP-CTERM/XrtA system glycosyltransferase, whose translation MRILHVLDHSIPLHSGYTFRTAAILREQRALGWETHHLTSPKQGECAASAEDVDGLLFHRCPVPAPAAAGLNELRLMRALESRLEELARALRPDILHAHSPVLNAVPAIRVGRRLGIPVVYEIRAFWEDAAVDHGTTREGSLRYRATRALESWALRRVDHVFTICEGLRRDIVGRGIDAARVTVIPNAVDIEGFQLSGEPDPVLRTRLGLDGATVLGFVGSFYAYEGLDLLLEAMPRLLAAHPALRVLLVGGGPQDAALRAQAAALGIADKVVFTGRVPHAEVSRYYDLIDLLAYPRHSMRLTELVTPLKPLEAMAQGRIFIASDVGGHKELVRDGETGRLFAAGNVPALVAAVGEMLERRADWPTIRVAGRQFVEQVRNWKRSVANYQPAYAGVLGRPPA comes from the coding sequence ATGCGCATCCTTCATGTCCTCGATCATTCGATTCCGCTGCACAGCGGCTACACCTTCCGCACCGCGGCCATCCTGCGCGAACAGCGCGCGCTCGGCTGGGAAACCCATCATCTGACCTCGCCCAAGCAGGGCGAATGCGCGGCCTCTGCGGAGGATGTGGACGGCCTGCTGTTCCACCGCTGTCCGGTGCCTGCGCCGGCGGCCGCCGGGCTCAACGAACTGCGCCTGATGCGCGCGCTGGAGTCCCGCCTTGAGGAACTCGCCCGTGCGCTGCGCCCGGACATCCTGCACGCGCACTCACCGGTGCTCAACGCGGTGCCGGCCATCCGCGTGGGCCGCCGGCTGGGTATCCCGGTGGTGTATGAGATCCGCGCGTTCTGGGAGGATGCGGCGGTCGACCACGGCACCACCCGCGAAGGCAGCCTGCGCTACCGCGCCACCCGCGCGCTGGAAAGCTGGGCGCTGCGCCGGGTCGATCACGTGTTCACCATCTGCGAAGGCCTGCGGCGCGACATCGTCGGGCGCGGAATAGACGCCGCGCGGGTCACGGTGATCCCCAACGCGGTCGATATCGAAGGCTTCCAGCTCTCCGGCGAACCGGACCCGGTGCTGCGCACGCGCCTCGGCCTGGACGGCGCCACCGTGCTCGGCTTCGTCGGCTCCTTCTATGCCTACGAGGGGCTGGACCTGCTGCTCGAGGCCATGCCCCGCCTGCTCGCCGCCCATCCCGCCCTGCGCGTGCTGCTGGTGGGCGGCGGGCCGCAGGATGCCGCCTTGCGGGCGCAGGCGGCGGCGCTGGGCATCGCCGACAAGGTGGTGTTCACCGGCCGGGTGCCGCATGCCGAGGTGAGCCGCTACTACGACCTGATCGACCTGCTGGCCTATCCCCGCCACTCGATGCGCCTGACCGAGCTGGTCACCCCGCTCAAGCCGCTGGAGGCCATGGCCCAGGGGCGCATCTTCATTGCCTCGGACGTGGGCGGCCACAAGGAGCTGGTGCGCGACGGCGAGACCGGCCGGCTGTTCGCCGCCGGCAACGTGCCCGCGCTGGTCGCCGCGGTGGGCGAGATGCTCGAACGGCGCGCCGACTGGCCGACGATCCGCGTCGCCGGGCGGCAGTTCGTCGAGCAGGTGCGCAACTGGAAGCGCAGCGTCGCGAACTACCAGCCGGCCTATGCCGGCGTGCTCGGGCGTCCGCCGGCGTGA